The sequence AGTCGCCGCGGCTCTGGCGGGCGAGTCCAGGGATACCGAGATCCATCGGTTACACAGCTCCCTGCCGGCCGAACAGCAAGACGCGGCCTTGGCGCCTACTGCTCGTCGCAAGGTGATCCTGGCGACGAATATTGCGGAAACCTCGATCACCGTAGACGGCGTGCGGACGGTCGTGGATTCCGGACTGGCGCGGGTCATGAGGTATGACCGTCGACGCGAGGTGGATGCTCTCCTGCCCGAGCAGATCTCCGTAGACTCGGCAGATCAGCGCGCTGGTCGCGCCGGTCGAACGGGACCGGGGACCGCGGTGCGGCTATGGCACCCGGGCCAGGATCTCCGGGAGCATCGCGAGCCCGAGATTTTCCGCACGGAACTCTCGCCTGCACTCCTCGAGATTCTCGCCTGGTCGGAGGATCCGCGATCGTTTCGTTGGCTGGAGGCCCCGTTGCCCGGCGCTATCGATTCCGGCATGGAGTTGCTCGAAAAATTGGGAGCTGTCGACGCGGGGAGGCTCACGAAAGAAGGCGAGAGAATGCGTCGTTTGCGGCTGCCTCCGAGGCTCGGCCGTTTTCTGATTGCGGCCGGGCCCACACGCGCGGCCGCCGAGATTTGCGCGATTCTTGCGGAAGGCCGCGAGCGGAGTGGTCGCGGGGCGGTTGCGATGACCGATTCGGATGTCTTTTCCTTGAGGGAGAATTTCTCGCGTGCACCTCAGGCTCTGCAGCGAGTCGCGGCACAGATTCACCGCACCGCAGGAAAAATCCTTGGACCGGAAAAGCCCGAGGCGGCGACTCGGCCGGGCGCGCAAATCAGCGGGGTGGACGCGACTCACCTCCGCCGGGCCCTTCTGGCGGGCTACCGGGATCGGCTGGCCCATCGGCGGGAAGCAGGCATGGATCGGTTGGTGCTCGCTTCGGGACACGGTGCGCATCTGGGGCCGGGTAGTGGCGTTCGGGATGCCGAGTGGTTGGTGGCTATCGGTGTTCGGTCGGCGCGGGGGAGGCAGGGCGCAGAAGCTCGAATCGAAATTGCGAGCCGTGTCGAGCGCGAGTGGATCAAAGCCGACGAGGAAATCGTTCTCCATCGTCTGGACGCGCGGACGCACAAGGTCCGCGCTGTCGCTCAAGGGCGGGTTGGGGCGCTTGTTCTGACGGAGAGGCCGACCGCAGTTGTGCCCGAGGAGGCGGCTCGCCTGCTGTCGGAGGCCTGGGAAAAGAGAGTTCCCGGTTCAGCGGAGATTCATTTGCAGGCCCGTGCTCGTGTGGCGGGGGTGCTGATTCCTCTCGAGGCACTCGCCGAACAGTTTTGGAATGCTGGGGAGATGCCCCCGGACGATTTCCTGCCTCTCCTGCCGCACCGCCTTCGCCAGCAACTCGAGCGGGGCGCGCCGGAGAGTCTGGCGGTGCCTAGCGGTCGATCGATACGACTTGAGTACCGGAGCGATGGGGAGGTTGTTCTCGCCGTCAAGCTGCAGGAACTCTTCGGTCTGTCCGAGACGCCGACAGTTGGGGCGGGGCAGCCGGTCACGCTCTCTTTGCTGGCGCCCAACCGACGACCCGTGCAGACGACCCAAGATCTACGGAATTTCTGGGAGCAGACTTACCCGGAAGTCCGTCGGGAAATGCGCGGCCGTTATCCACGGCATCCGTGGCCGGAGGATCCTCTCGCCGCTCCGGCGACTGCGCGTACCAAGCGCCGGAGCGGAAAGAGATAAGGTTCACCCGAAAATCTTGGCGACCACGTCACCGCCCGCGTTCATCGGGACAGCATCTTTAAGATCAGAAATCGCTTCAAAATTTTCGGCGATATCATCTACGGTCGCACCCGCACCCAGCTTGGCGCCGGTCGCTTCCACGATCGCGACCTTCGCATAATAGCCTGCACCGGCTTGGATAATGGTTCCGGTGGGCGCATCTTCGCTCGCCAGATAGAGCACTGCAGGTGAGACCAGTTCGGGGGTGAGTGCATCGAAAGCCTCTTTCGGGAAGCCGATATTTTCGGTCATGCGAGTCCCGGCCGTCGGAGCGATGGTGTTGATATGGACGTTGGACTTCTGACCCTCGAGCTTCAGAACATTCATCAGGCCGACAACGCCCATCTTGGCGGCGCCGTAATTCGACTGGCCGAAGTTGCCATAGAGGCCCGAGGAAGAGGTCGTGTTGACGATACGACCGTAACCTTGCCCAAGCATCTTTTCCCACGCGAAGTGCGTGCAGTAGACGGTTCCCATCAAATGGACATCCACGACCAGGTGGAAGTCGTCGAGCGTCATCTTCTTGAAGGTCCGGTCCCGCAGGATGCCGGCGTTGTTGATCAAGATATCGATGCGTCCAAAAGCTGAAACGGCGTCGTCGATCAATTTTTCGGCACCGGCGCGGTCACTGACCGAACTGCCGTTGGCGACAGCCTGCCCTCCGGCCGCCTTGATCTCCGCGACCACTTTTTCGGCGGCCTCGCTGGAACCTCCAGAGCCATCCACCGCTCCGCCGAGGTCGTTGACGACAACGAGGGCGCCGCGTTCGGCGAGTTGCAGTGCGTGCGAGCGACCGAGACCGCCTCCGGCACCTGTGACAATGGCTACTTTTCCGTCAAAGCGAATGGGCATGATTTCTCCTTTGGGGGCGTGGGTACCAAGATGGTTTGGCCAGCCGCCTGCTTGAGGAGGGTAAGCAACAGGCTCTGCCGGTGCCACTTTCTTGAATCGAGGGATCGTTCTCTCGCGCGGATCGGTGTTAAGCAAAGCGCGAGAAAGGTGAACTTCATGAACGATAGAATTGATCTTGAAACCCAATACCTCCACGCCCATCTGGACCGCGGCGTCCTCCACGTCAGGATTGACCGGTTGGCCAAGCGGAACTCGATGACCCAGGATATGTACCGCGGTCTGAAGAAAGCTTTGGTGATGACCGACGAGACCCCCGAAATTGATGCCATGTGCATCAAGGGTATGGACGGCTGGTTCTGCGTTGGGGGGGATATGTCCGGCGAGATGGAGAACCGCGATGCCTTGATGTCCGAACCTGATCCGACGGACCATCATCCATTTCGCCACCTCGAACGATGCCGCAAGATTGTCGTCTGCTCGGTCGCGGGAAAATGCCATGCGGGCGGCTTGAACCTGGTCCTCTTCAGCGACATCACGATTGCCGGCAAAAGTGCGACCTTTCGCGTCCCGGAATTGCTGCGCGGCATCCCGGACCCGCATATGAGCGCGCGCCTGCCGTACTTTGTCGGACTGGCCAAGGCGAAATACATGATGTTGACCGCCGCTGAAATTTCGGCTGACGAAGCAGATGCCTGGGGGATCGTTGCGAAAACGGTCGAGGATGACGAATTGGAGGCCGAGACCGAGCGCGTTCTGGACATCGTTCGACAAACCGGTCCACGAGCTCGGATGCTGGCGAAGGACGATATCAATCGCCGCTTGCCAGCCTACGATGTTCGCTTGCTGCAAAGGGAGATCATGTCCCCCGAGATGACCGAAGGCATGATGGCGTTTCTGGAAAAACGTGCGCCCAAATGGCCCCCTGTCTGATGCTTTTATCCGATCGTGCCGCCGTCGGCCGCAGGCTCGAGGCTGGCGGCGGCACTCGGCCTCTCCGACATCCGTTTGAAGTGAGCGCCGATATTCTTCAGCTCGGGATCGAGCGGCTGTCCGACGAGGACTCCGAAATCGAGGAAGGAAAAAAGCAGAAGGTCGGCCATGGTCAGCCGATCCCCGCAGACGTATTCCAGCCCGGCCATCCATTGATCGAGCTTGGCTAGGTTGTCGTGCTTGAGGGCCTTGAGTCCCTCGGCGGCCTCGGGGATCGTGCGCATGCGCTCCTGAAAGAGTCCCAATCCTTCCGCGTAGCGAAAGCCGTTGGCCAATGGCTCGCAGATGTTGAGATCGATCCGACGGGTCCACATTCGAGTTTCGGCGCGTTCAGCGGCGTTGTTCCCGATGAGTGCCGGCGTTGGTTGCATCTCTTCGAGGTACTCCGCAATCGCCGTGATCTCCGATACCATCGCGCCCGTATCCGTTTCGAGGCAGGGGAGCTGGCCTGCCGGATTGCGGGCGAGGTGGCTGTCCTTGCGGTTCTCGCCAGCCATCAAATCGACAGTCTCAGCCGGAATGGAGAGTCCTTTCTCGATCACAAACATACGCACGAAGCGCGGGTTGGGTCCCATGCTGTCAAAAATCTTCATTGGTTTTCCGATCCTTTGTTGGGGAAACGCACACATTGATTTCTAACCCTTCGCGAAATTCCTCGTCAATGGTTGGCGCGAGGAATCGACTCGGACGACACCGCGGCGTATTTATGGGAAGGGTTCGGGATGGAACTCGAAGAGATGATCACCCGCCAGCGAATTCTGGATGCATTGGCCTCTTACTGCCGTGCGCTGGACCGGATGGACGAGGAGATTTTTGACGGACTTTGGCATGCGGAGGCAGTGATCGATTATGCAGGCCTC is a genomic window of Candidatus Binatia bacterium containing:
- a CDS encoding enoyl-CoA hydratase-related protein → MNDRIDLETQYLHAHLDRGVLHVRIDRLAKRNSMTQDMYRGLKKALVMTDETPEIDAMCIKGMDGWFCVGGDMSGEMENRDALMSEPDPTDHHPFRHLERCRKIVVCSVAGKCHAGGLNLVLFSDITIAGKSATFRVPELLRGIPDPHMSARLPYFVGLAKAKYMMLTAAEISADEADAWGIVAKTVEDDELEAETERVLDIVRQTGPRARMLAKDDINRRLPAYDVRLLQREIMSPEMTEGMMAFLEKRAPKWPPV
- a CDS encoding glutathione S-transferase family protein produces the protein MKIFDSMGPNPRFVRMFVIEKGLSIPAETVDLMAGENRKDSHLARNPAGQLPCLETDTGAMVSEITAIAEYLEEMQPTPALIGNNAAERAETRMWTRRIDLNICEPLANGFRYAEGLGLFQERMRTIPEAAEGLKALKHDNLAKLDQWMAGLEYVCGDRLTMADLLLFSFLDFGVLVGQPLDPELKNIGAHFKRMSERPSAAASLEPAADGGTIG
- a CDS encoding SDR family oxidoreductase → MPIRFDGKVAIVTGAGGGLGRSHALQLAERGALVVVNDLGGAVDGSGGSSEAAEKVVAEIKAAGGQAVANGSSVSDRAGAEKLIDDAVSAFGRIDILINNAGILRDRTFKKMTLDDFHLVVDVHLMGTVYCTHFAWEKMLGQGYGRIVNTTSSSGLYGNFGQSNYGAAKMGVVGLMNVLKLEGQKSNVHINTIAPTAGTRMTENIGFPKEAFDALTPELVSPAVLYLASEDAPTGTIIQAGAGYYAKVAIVEATGAKLGAGATVDDIAENFEAISDLKDAVPMNAGGDVVAKIFG
- a CDS encoding ATP-dependent RNA helicase translates to MSSRSKISLPVDERIDEIRKALQRSPALVVTAPPGAGKTTRIPPALIGDGPVLLVQPRRVAARGVARRIAQENEWAVGEEVGWQIRFERKFGPRTKILVVTEGILLARLQEDPLLSEFRTLVLDEVHERSTAMDLGLAFARQVTLARPDFRLVVMSATLDTELYATFLDGCPIVDVPVRQHPIDTVYRPGQSPAEAVREALARDSGHVLCFLPGMREIEEVAAALAGESRDTEIHRLHSSLPAEQQDAALAPTARRKVILATNIAETSITVDGVRTVVDSGLARVMRYDRRREVDALLPEQISVDSADQRAGRAGRTGPGTAVRLWHPGQDLREHREPEIFRTELSPALLEILAWSEDPRSFRWLEAPLPGAIDSGMELLEKLGAVDAGRLTKEGERMRRLRLPPRLGRFLIAAGPTRAAAEICAILAEGRERSGRGAVAMTDSDVFSLRENFSRAPQALQRVAAQIHRTAGKILGPEKPEAATRPGAQISGVDATHLRRALLAGYRDRLAHRREAGMDRLVLASGHGAHLGPGSGVRDAEWLVAIGVRSARGRQGAEARIEIASRVEREWIKADEEIVLHRLDARTHKVRAVAQGRVGALVLTERPTAVVPEEAARLLSEAWEKRVPGSAEIHLQARARVAGVLIPLEALAEQFWNAGEMPPDDFLPLLPHRLRQQLERGAPESLAVPSGRSIRLEYRSDGEVVLAVKLQELFGLSETPTVGAGQPVTLSLLAPNRRPVQTTQDLRNFWEQTYPEVRREMRGRYPRHPWPEDPLAAPATARTKRRSGKR